From a single Pseudophryne corroboree isolate aPseCor3 chromosome 6, aPseCor3.hap2, whole genome shotgun sequence genomic region:
- the LOC134935755 gene encoding mediator of RNA polymerase II transcription subunit 15-like, with protein MADVDQQGQDQQATITLQLTPVDPSQPIQLQDIPQASISPQLAQAPPPSQIPDDFWASWTSQQAQSNASLTAHTQHLASLPHHLPRISRNSGRLIVQVGRMATSMEQIRADNSQMLAHLSRKVDEQQRHQQALVQLIQHNQVVNESLSRIVASHTATNTQLIASLNNLSSNISLMGAHQVTSSSGTTTPIQTPVTSPVRRSSRARASEPAQSSAPSTHKRKK; from the coding sequence atggccgacgtggaccagcagggacaagaccaacaggcaaccatcacactgcaacttacacctgttgacccaagccagccaatacagctgcaggatatcccccaagcctccatcagtccacaactggcacaagctccgcccccaagccaaataccagatgatttttgggccagttggacaagccaacaggcccaaagcaatgcaagcctgaccgcacatacacaacaccttgccagtctgccccatcatctaccgcgtattagtcgcaactcgggcagactgattgtacaagtagggcgaatggcaacctcaatggagcaaataagggctgacaacagccaaatgcttgctcatttaTCGCGCAAagtagatgagcaacagcgccatcagcaggcactcgttcagctcattcagcacaaccaagtggtgaatgagtcgttatccaggattgtagccagccacactgcaaccaacactcagctgattgcaagccttaataatttgagcagcaatatttcattgatgggagctcaccaagtaacctccagctcggggaccacgacccctatccaaacgccagtaacctcccctgttcggcgttcctccagagcacgtgccagtgagccagcacaaagctcagcacccagcacacacaagcggaaaaaataa